The sequence GTCCCGCATCCACAAATACGGTACCCAAGGGACCATTGCCCTGAAACCGGATATTCACCCGTGCCGATTGGCGTTTCATGTTGGACGCCAGCAGTAACCCAGCACTCATGGTGCGCCCCAAAGCCGCCGTTGCCACATAGGATAACCCGTGCCGCTGTCGAGCCTCCGCCACCAATCGGGTCGTGATCACCCCCACCGCCCGAATCGCTCCACCCGCCGCCGTTGCCCGCACCAACTGGTCCACCATACCCATTTCCCGAACAATATCTCTATGATGGTATCGTGTTTCTCCCAGAACCGATGCCCTCCCCCTTGCCCGACATTGCCACCGTGATTGAACACGCCCTTTTGCAACCGGGGATCACTCCTGATGCCGTCCAACAGGGTTGTTACGAAGCAGACCGGTATCAATTTCCGGTGGTCTGTGTCTATCCAAGCGCAGTACAACAATGCGTGGAACTCCTGCATCAATCTCCCTGTCGGGTCTGTGCCGTGATTGGTTTTCCCAGTGGTGCTACAACTTCAGCAGTGAAATACTACGAAGCGATGGAAGCGGTAGAATCTGGTGCTAAAGAGTTGGATGTGGTCATTAATTTGGGTTGGCTCAAAGGGGGTAAAACCAAAGCAGTCTATGAAGAAATTGCCCAGATTGTCAGTGAAACCAAACAAACCGTTAAAGCCATTTTAGAAATGAATATCCTCACCCAAGAGGAACAGAAATTAGCCGCTGAAATCTGTTTAGATGCGGGTGTACATTATCTCAAAACTGGTACCGGCTGGTTCGGGGGAGCAACGGTAGAACAGGTCAGCTTTTTACAAAAAATTGGCAATAATCGGGTGGGGATCAAAGCCTCCGGTGGAATTAAAACCATCACTCAAGCTCAGGAATTACTGTTAGCCGGAGCCACCCGCATCGGCACTTCCCGAGGGGTAGATTTGGTCAAACAACAGGCGGAATTAAATGCCTAACCCAGGGGATTTTTGGCAGGAATTTCAACCCATTGCTTGGATTGCCACCACACCGGTTAGTCAAAACCGTTTGTTACCCCTCGCCCAAAGTTCCCAGAGCATTTTATGGTGTTCCCCTCACTTAGAAACTCATCCTCATTGCCAAAGATATAACAATTCCTTGCGAGAACATTTAACCGCCATTTGGTCAGATCAAAAAGCACTCATTTTTAGTTTAACTTTGGGGGCAGTGGTACGTTTGATCGCCCCTTTTTTAAGCGATAAATACCGTGACCCAATTGTGCTGTGCATCCCGGAATCAGGGGAATATGTGATTACTGTTTGCGGCGGACATCAGCATCAGGGCGACCGACTTTGTGAACAGATTGCCCATTTATTGGGAATGAAACCGGTGATTACCGATGCCGCTACTGCCCACGAGATGCCTGGGGTAGATACCTGGGGAATGCCCTGGGGTTGGCGCAAAGGGGCGGGGGACTGGACGGGTATAGCGAGTGCGGTGATTCGGGGAGAACCCGTTGCAATTATTCAAGAATCAGGAACTACCCTATGGCGGCAAACCATTACATCAAAAACCAATTTAATTTTCACCGATAAACCGGATGCTCATGCTCAAACCATCTGGATTACCCATCGGGAACTTACACCCTCCCAACCGGGTCAGATTGTTTGGCATCCCCGCACACTTTGGGTAGGCATTGGTTGTGAACGGGGCACTTCTGAAACTAAACTATATGAGGCGATTCAAACGGTTTTTAATGCCCACCAATTATCCTTAAACGCCATCGCCGGGATTGCCAGTTTAGATATTAAAAAAAATGAAATTGGCTTAGTCAATTTAGCCCAATCGCAAGGGTGGCAGTTGGTGACTTTTTCGGCGGAAACTTTGCGGGCAATTCCAGTTCCCAATCCATCCCCGATTGTCGCCCAAACGGTGGGAACCGCCAGCGTTGCCGAAGCCAGTGCCATTCAAGCGTCCCAAGGCACTTTATTAGTTCCCAAACACATCCTGGGTGCCGTGACCGTAGCGGTAGCCCTATCCCCGCAGGAATGGCTGGATCGGTCGGGAACCCTGTACTTGGTGGGCATGGGACCGGGGGATTTAGCCCATCTGACCCCTGCCGCTCGCAATGCCATCAGACAGGCAGATGTGGTCATTGGCTATAATTTATACTTACAACTACTTAACGGGATCAAACATCCCAGTCAGATTTGGGAACCTTACCCGATTGGCGAGGAAACCCGGCGGGCAGAACGGGCGATTGAATTAGCTCGCTGGGGGTTAACCGTAGCGGTGGTATCCTCTGGGGATTGTGGCATTTATGGCATGGCGGGTGTGGTGATGGAACTGTT comes from Synechococcus sp. C9 and encodes:
- the deoC gene encoding deoxyribose-phosphate aldolase translates to MPSPLPDIATVIEHALLQPGITPDAVQQGCYEADRYQFPVVCVYPSAVQQCVELLHQSPCRVCAVIGFPSGATTSAVKYYEAMEAVESGAKELDVVINLGWLKGGKTKAVYEEIAQIVSETKQTVKAILEMNILTQEEQKLAAEICLDAGVHYLKTGTGWFGGATVEQVSFLQKIGNNRVGIKASGGIKTITQAQELLLAGATRIGTSRGVDLVKQQAELNA
- the cobJ gene encoding precorrin-3B C(17)-methyltransferase, coding for MPNPGDFWQEFQPIAWIATTPVSQNRLLPLAQSSQSILWCSPHLETHPHCQRYNNSLREHLTAIWSDQKALIFSLTLGAVVRLIAPFLSDKYRDPIVLCIPESGEYVITVCGGHQHQGDRLCEQIAHLLGMKPVITDAATAHEMPGVDTWGMPWGWRKGAGDWTGIASAVIRGEPVAIIQESGTTLWRQTITSKTNLIFTDKPDAHAQTIWITHRELTPSQPGQIVWHPRTLWVGIGCERGTSETKLYEAIQTVFNAHQLSLNAIAGIASLDIKKNEIGLVNLAQSQGWQLVTFSAETLRAIPVPNPSPIVAQTVGTASVAEASAIQASQGTLLVPKHILGAVTVAVALSPQEWLDRSGTLYLVGMGPGDLAHLTPAARNAIRQADVVIGYNLYLQLLNGIKHPSQIWEPYPIGEETRRAERAIELARWGLTVAVVSSGDCGIYGMAGVVMELLQKQSNIHPEFNVQIIPGISALQSAASRVGVPLMQDFCAISLSDLHVPWEIITQRVTHAAQGDFVTIFYNPCSQQRTWQLPTAQAIFLQYRDPQTPVAIVRQAYRKDEQIWYTNLENLTKQPIDMFCTIIIGNSRTYPTKYGLITPRNYPLKSPHFDPQNQNLNSE